A DNA window from Paenibacillus andongensis contains the following coding sequences:
- a CDS encoding carbohydrate-binding family 9-like protein, whose protein sequence is MRYECRYVEAENGIVNWEEIIGNDLREVVTGEMPRLKTSFRACWTADALHIRFECEDDHVVATMERRDDPIYLEDVVEVFLDKSGTGAVYYEFEVSPRNVVFDALIHYKGGNKEVDVAWDAKGMNTHVSDRDDGWRIYELRIPFVDLDWESGQGREREQEQVQEDEQKQEQMQKRGEDRTPQHGAEWRWNLYRIDDDLEGNRHYWAWSPTGKVDFHMPHRFGTLIFVKE, encoded by the coding sequence ATGAGATATGAATGTCGCTATGTAGAGGCAGAGAACGGAATTGTGAATTGGGAAGAAATAATAGGCAATGATTTAAGGGAAGTTGTCACGGGTGAGATGCCTCGGCTCAAGACTAGCTTTCGCGCATGTTGGACAGCTGATGCTCTGCATATAAGATTCGAATGTGAGGATGATCACGTCGTGGCAACGATGGAGCGGCGAGATGATCCTATTTATTTGGAAGATGTGGTTGAGGTGTTTCTCGATAAAAGCGGTACCGGAGCGGTTTATTACGAGTTCGAAGTGAGTCCACGAAACGTCGTATTCGATGCTTTGATCCATTATAAGGGTGGGAATAAAGAGGTAGATGTTGCATGGGATGCTAAGGGAATGAATACCCATGTCTCGGATAGGGACGATGGGTGGAGGATTTATGAGCTGCGGATTCCTTTTGTTGATTTGGATTGGGAGTCGGGGCAGGGGCGAGAGAGAGAGCAAGAGCAAGTGCAAGAGGATGAGCAAAAGCAAGAGCAGATGCAAAAGCGTGGGGAAGACCGGACACCTCAGCATGGCGCTGAGTGGCGTTGGAATTTATATCGGATTGATGATGACCTAGAAGGGAATAGACATTATTGGGCGTGGTCACCAACAGGTAAAGTTGATTTCCATATGCCGCATCGATTTGGGACGCTTATTTTTGTAAAAGAATAG
- a CDS encoding YpbF family protein, producing MQWPELNLSDDATKILHKLRDRKQEWDKLKNTQPLFAILTGGLILYFIISFYRKVIVVSGGNALAILDLLISNKLLSGSLLVCISLFLFTQNRVSRIEKAKTKYENLRIEVIEKFDASWLKDVKSESRDQISSFLDNEYDINIVYKSK from the coding sequence ATGCAATGGCCTGAACTTAATCTAAGTGACGATGCGACCAAGATCCTACACAAACTTCGGGATAGAAAACAAGAATGGGACAAGCTCAAAAATACACAACCTTTATTCGCCATTCTAACAGGTGGTTTGATTCTTTATTTTATTATCTCTTTCTATAGAAAAGTAATAGTAGTTTCAGGCGGCAATGCATTAGCCATCCTCGATTTGCTTATTTCTAATAAGCTTCTATCAGGTTCGCTTCTGGTTTGTATATCATTGTTCCTATTTACACAAAATCGTGTGTCTAGGATTGAAAAAGCGAAGACAAAATACGAGAATTTAAGAATAGAAGTCATCGAGAAGTTTGACGCTTCCTGGTTAAAGGACGTGAAGTCGGAATCTCGGGATCAAATTTCTAGCTTTCTAGATAACGAATATGATATTAATATTGTATATAAGAGTAAGTAG
- a CDS encoding VOC family protein, with translation MIAITTVKGVTPIFRMFDEMKAKEFYLDYLGFSLEWEHRFESDMPLYMEVRLVECKLHLSEHYGDCSPGAAVRIEIVDIVAFHTNLKNKKYTYSRPGIETSPWHTREVCVTDPFGNKLTFYESLNDHVD, from the coding sequence ATGATTGCAATAACAACCGTTAAAGGTGTCACGCCCATTTTTAGAATGTTCGACGAGATGAAGGCAAAGGAATTCTACCTAGATTACTTGGGTTTTTCGTTAGAGTGGGAGCATCGATTTGAAAGTGATATGCCGCTTTACATGGAGGTCCGTTTAGTCGAATGTAAATTGCATCTTTCTGAGCATTATGGGGATTGCAGCCCGGGTGCAGCTGTTCGAATAGAAATCGTGGACATCGTAGCATTCCATACGAATTTGAAAAATAAAAAATATACCTATTCTCGCCCCGGCATAGAGACCAGCCCATGGCATACCAGAGAAGTCTGTGTCACGGATCCGTTCGGGAATAAGCTTACCTTTTATGAATCGTTGAACGACCATGTGGATTAA
- a CDS encoding ornithine--oxo-acid transaminase — protein MDTSSSMIIEKTEKYGARNYHPLPIVISRAEGVWVEDPEGHRYMDMLSAYSALNQGHRHPHILRALHEQAEKVTLTSRAFHSETLGSFYEKLANYTGKPMILPMNTGAEAVETAVKAIRRWGYEVKGIPADQAEIIVCEGNFHGRTVTITSFSSSPEYKRGFGPFTPGFRIIPYGDAAALREAIGPNTAGFLFEPIQGEAGIVIPQPGYLRECYELCQANNVLFVADEIQTGFGRTGRRFACDWEGVTPNLYIMGKALGGGVFPISAVAGDREVLDVFEPGSHGSTFGGNPLGCAVAIAALEVTLNERLAERSDELGAYFLKRLQEIQSPQITEIRGRGLFIGIDLKVSARPFCEELKANGLLCKETHEHIIRLAPPLTITKEELDWAWQQVNDVLSEA, from the coding sequence ATGGATACGTCGAGTTCGATGATTATTGAAAAAACGGAAAAATACGGGGCTCGCAATTATCATCCGCTGCCTATCGTGATATCGAGAGCGGAAGGCGTATGGGTCGAGGATCCGGAAGGCCACCGCTACATGGATATGCTTAGCGCTTACTCCGCCTTAAATCAAGGTCATCGTCATCCTCACATTCTGAGAGCGCTTCATGAGCAAGCCGAGAAAGTTACACTGACGTCTAGAGCTTTCCATAGCGAGACATTAGGTTCGTTTTATGAAAAATTAGCGAATTACACGGGTAAGCCGATGATTTTACCGATGAATACCGGGGCTGAAGCGGTCGAAACCGCTGTAAAGGCTATTCGTCGTTGGGGCTACGAAGTGAAAGGAATCCCCGCCGATCAAGCGGAAATTATCGTCTGCGAAGGAAATTTCCACGGTCGGACGGTGACGATCACTTCCTTCTCATCGTCGCCGGAATATAAGCGTGGTTTCGGGCCTTTTACGCCAGGGTTTCGCATTATACCCTACGGGGATGCGGCGGCGCTGCGTGAGGCCATCGGGCCGAATACGGCGGGCTTCCTGTTCGAGCCTATTCAAGGCGAGGCTGGCATTGTGATTCCGCAGCCCGGTTACCTGCGGGAATGTTATGAGCTATGTCAGGCGAATAACGTGTTGTTCGTCGCGGACGAAATCCAGACGGGATTCGGCCGTACGGGTCGCCGCTTCGCCTGCGACTGGGAAGGCGTTACGCCGAACCTGTACATCATGGGCAAAGCCCTCGGCGGCGGCGTGTTCCCGATCTCGGCGGTCGCCGGTGATCGAGAGGTTCTTGATGTTTTCGAGCCGGGCTCCCACGGCTCGACGTTCGGGGGTAATCCGCTCGGCTGCGCCGTCGCGATCGCGGCGCTGGAGGTCACCCTGAACGAGCGGCTCGCAGAGCGCTCGGATGAGCTTGGCGCTTATTTCCTGAAGCGGCTTCAGGAAATTCAATCTCCGCAGATTACGGAGATTCGCGGCCGTGGGCTGTTCATCGGTATTGACCTTAAGGTTTCAGCTCGTCCGTTCTGTGAAGAGCTGAAAGCGAATGGTCTACTGTGTAAGGAGACACACGAGCACATAATACGCTTGGCTCCGCCTCTTACCATTACAAAGGAAGAGCTCGATTGGGCTTGGCAGCAAGTAAATGACGTGCTGAGTGAAGCTTAG
- a CDS encoding DUF1361 domain-containing protein: MKTLNHWYLHLFLILLSLSTVGIYFLFKNQTYFEFLVWNLFLAWIPYILAVLAHFIHTRRSMILKKIILIFVGLAWLLFLPNSPYVITDLIHLTILKDSYVQKGTLSFTYWYDFFVIFLFAWNGLLLGCSSMYMIQKIWKERFNPFVSWLIITLTALLCGYGILLGREYRLNSWDALLNSGILEILRETLHQEAFVFCLLVGFVIMTVYVTFYVLVNSINGSRHSSPYSDQKSRR; the protein is encoded by the coding sequence ATGAAAACCTTAAATCACTGGTACTTGCATCTCTTTCTGATTTTGCTCTCACTTTCCACAGTAGGGATCTACTTTTTGTTCAAAAACCAAACCTACTTTGAATTTCTAGTTTGGAACTTATTCCTCGCTTGGATTCCGTACATCCTTGCTGTATTAGCTCATTTTATACACACTCGTAGATCTATGATCTTGAAAAAAATCATATTAATCTTCGTCGGATTAGCTTGGTTGTTATTCCTGCCTAACTCTCCGTATGTCATAACGGATCTCATTCATTTAACGATTTTGAAGGACTCTTATGTACAAAAAGGAACGCTCTCCTTTACATACTGGTATGATTTTTTCGTCATCTTCTTATTTGCATGGAACGGTCTATTGCTAGGATGCAGCTCCATGTACATGATTCAAAAGATATGGAAAGAGCGTTTCAATCCCTTTGTTTCATGGCTGATCATCACATTAACTGCGTTACTATGCGGGTACGGCATACTTTTAGGAAGAGAATATCGCTTAAACAGTTGGGACGCTTTGCTGAATAGCGGAATTTTGGAAATCTTGCGAGAAACTCTGCATCAAGAAGCCTTTGTCTTCTGCTTATTAGTCGGATTTGTTATCATGACGGTGTACGTAACCTTTTATGTACTCGTAAATAGCATAAACGGCTCAAGACATTCAAGTCCTTACTCAGACCAAAAATCAAGGAGATGA
- a CDS encoding cold-shock protein — translation MSTPTSTVTEDHKPEVEQIEIWKCKETDCKAWVRKEFVTEALPTCPLCKNPMVRSYKHVPVTAKKGNKKFLVGKKRF, via the coding sequence ATGTCTACACCAACGAGTACCGTGACCGAAGATCACAAGCCAGAAGTCGAACAGATTGAAATTTGGAAATGTAAAGAGACAGATTGTAAAGCATGGGTTCGCAAAGAATTCGTTACGGAAGCTTTACCAACTTGTCCATTATGTAAAAATCCGATGGTGCGCAGCTATAAGCATGTGCCTGTGACAGCTAAAAAAGGAAATAAAAAGTTTTTAGTTGGGAAAAAACGATTCTAG
- a CDS encoding aspartate ammonia-lyase — protein MTHRIEKDFIGEKQVPSQAYYGIQTMRALENFPITGVKIHAELITALAEVKRAAALANMETHMLPKKIGEQLVKAAEEVRQGQLLEEFIVDSIQGGAGTSINMNMNEVLANRTLELLGEEKGNYFHCNPNNHVNMSQSTNDVIPTAIKIAAYRLSEQLIETMTSLQSAFARKETEFDDVIKMGRTHLQDAVPIRMGQEFGAYARVIQRDINRIRHASKGLLTVNMGATAVGTGLNAKPEYVERVMFHLKGQVGIPIELAEHLVDGTQNMDAYTELSASLKVCAVNLSKICNDIRLMASGPRVGLGELKLPPRQPGSSIMPGKVNPVMPEVVNQVAFQVIGNDHTICLACEAGQFELNVMGPVLAFNLLQSLKILRNAADVFERFAIEGLEADRERCASYVEQSFGIVTALNPHLGYEVAAQLVKEAVRTGMTLKELILERGLLTPEEIEEILNPIQMTTPGIAGERLLQPAD, from the coding sequence ATGACTCATCGCATTGAAAAAGACTTTATAGGTGAAAAACAAGTTCCATCCCAGGCTTATTACGGCATTCAAACCATGCGTGCATTAGAGAATTTCCCAATTACGGGAGTGAAAATTCACGCAGAGCTCATTACAGCTTTGGCAGAAGTAAAAAGAGCAGCTGCATTAGCGAATATGGAAACACATATGCTGCCCAAAAAAATCGGCGAACAATTAGTCAAAGCAGCCGAAGAAGTGAGACAAGGTCAGTTGCTTGAGGAATTTATTGTTGATTCTATTCAAGGCGGAGCGGGAACCTCCATCAATATGAACATGAACGAAGTGCTTGCTAATCGGACGTTGGAGCTGCTGGGCGAGGAAAAGGGCAATTATTTCCATTGTAATCCGAACAATCATGTCAACATGTCGCAATCCACAAACGACGTTATCCCTACCGCCATCAAAATTGCCGCGTACCGTTTATCTGAGCAATTGATCGAGACTATGACTTCACTCCAAAGTGCTTTTGCCCGTAAAGAAACGGAATTTGATGATGTTATTAAAATGGGGCGTACACATCTCCAAGACGCTGTTCCTATTCGTATGGGCCAAGAATTCGGCGCTTATGCGCGTGTTATCCAGCGTGATATCAATCGTATCCGTCATGCTTCGAAGGGGCTTTTGACCGTTAATATGGGGGCTACTGCTGTAGGAACTGGGCTTAATGCGAAGCCTGAGTATGTGGAACGCGTAATGTTTCATCTAAAAGGGCAGGTGGGAATCCCTATTGAACTAGCCGAACATTTGGTCGACGGCACTCAAAACATGGATGCCTACACGGAGCTATCCGCATCCTTGAAAGTATGCGCCGTTAACCTTTCGAAAATATGCAATGATATCCGATTAATGGCTTCAGGCCCTCGCGTAGGCTTAGGGGAGCTGAAATTACCGCCGAGACAGCCGGGATCTTCCATTATGCCAGGTAAAGTAAACCCCGTTATGCCAGAGGTTGTGAATCAAGTGGCGTTCCAAGTCATTGGCAACGATCATACGATTTGCCTAGCCTGCGAAGCAGGACAATTCGAACTTAACGTCATGGGACCCGTACTTGCGTTCAACCTTCTACAATCGCTGAAAATACTGCGGAACGCGGCTGACGTGTTCGAGCGCTTTGCGATTGAGGGCTTGGAAGCCGACCGCGAGCGCTGTGCTTCTTATGTCGAGCAAAGTTTTGGCATCGTCACAGCTTTGAACCCGCATCTCGGCTACGAAGTCGCCGCGCAATTAGTGAAAGAAGCTGTGCGCACTGGCATGACGCTCAAAGAACTCATCCTAGAGCGCGGGCTGCTTACACCTGAGGAGATTGAAGAAATCCTCAATCCAATTCAGATGACCACGCCGGGCATAGCTGGTGAAAGATTGCTGCAGCCTGCCGACTAG
- a CDS encoding MFS transporter — protein MINLLREWKSQFHGYSRNILLFFWFNFVWNLGLGMFGLVYNLYVRSLGYDQTTVGSMVGMASLAAAIILIPAGLMNDRFGPKRVITFGLIFTIVALTARSLIEVKEGMLVSSFLGGMALAVVSATILPFMANNSTPQQRVHLFSFNMALVMLANVVGIALGGVLSDLFQFMIGLDEIRSLRFTLLIGVGIAALGFIPIAFFEKSEQEIQPRSESLKWKQVWSVHKPSLQVIGIFCLLGLLSSMGGGMIVPYLNVYFEDRFDASKSAIGIVVALGQAATAIAFLIGPMIVKRFGEVKSVVYLQLCSIPFLLLTAFSANFYLSSGGYLFRQALMNAANPFYNSIKMSYVNRSLRGLASSSGEAVFHLGWFLASPISTGLVFRYGSYYGYAYAFCITAVVYTVISYLFYFFFGKNRFKPVDESS, from the coding sequence ATGATAAACTTATTACGTGAATGGAAGTCACAATTTCATGGCTATAGCCGAAATATTTTGCTCTTCTTTTGGTTTAATTTTGTATGGAACTTAGGTTTAGGTATGTTTGGGCTCGTCTATAACCTTTATGTCAGAAGTCTTGGCTATGACCAAACGACGGTTGGCAGCATGGTTGGCATGGCGTCACTGGCAGCGGCCATTATTCTAATTCCCGCCGGTCTAATGAATGATCGTTTCGGACCTAAGCGCGTCATTACATTTGGTCTCATTTTTACCATCGTAGCACTGACGGCTCGCTCTCTTATTGAAGTCAAAGAGGGTATGCTCGTTTCGTCCTTCTTGGGCGGTATGGCCCTTGCTGTTGTTTCCGCAACTATTCTACCTTTTATGGCCAACAACTCTACCCCTCAGCAGCGCGTTCACCTGTTCAGCTTTAACATGGCTCTTGTCATGTTAGCGAATGTAGTTGGTATTGCACTGGGTGGCGTTCTTAGTGACTTATTTCAATTCATGATTGGTTTAGACGAAATTCGTAGCTTGCGATTTACCCTATTGATTGGAGTCGGTATCGCAGCACTTGGCTTTATACCTATCGCTTTTTTTGAGAAAAGTGAGCAAGAAATACAACCCCGTAGCGAATCACTAAAGTGGAAGCAAGTGTGGAGCGTACATAAACCATCCTTACAGGTTATTGGTATTTTTTGTTTATTAGGCTTGTTATCATCCATGGGTGGGGGCATGATTGTCCCCTATTTGAATGTGTATTTTGAAGATCGTTTTGACGCTTCGAAATCCGCCATTGGTATCGTTGTAGCTTTAGGTCAAGCCGCAACAGCGATTGCTTTTCTCATTGGACCCATGATTGTAAAGAGATTCGGAGAAGTTAAATCTGTCGTATACCTGCAGCTATGTTCCATTCCATTTCTCCTCCTAACCGCTTTTTCTGCTAACTTTTACTTATCATCGGGTGGGTACTTGTTCCGGCAAGCCTTAATGAACGCCGCTAATCCATTTTATAATTCGATCAAAATGAGCTACGTCAACCGATCGCTCCGGGGATTAGCGTCCAGTTCAGGGGAAGCTGTTTTTCATCTCGGTTGGTTCCTTGCTTCACCAATAAGTACGGGCCTTGTTTTCCGCTATGGCTCTTACTACGGGTACGCGTATGCTTTCTGCATCACAGCTGTAGTCTACACAGTAATCTCCTATTTATTCTACTTTTTTTTCGGGAAAAATCGGTTTAAACCCGTTGATGAATCATCCTAA